A window of Pectobacterium carotovorum genomic DNA:
AAAAGCCGTAAGATTGCCCCGCATCTGGTGTTCGGCGTAAGCGATGAGATGACGATCATGCAGGAAGAAATTTTCGGCCCGCTGCTGCCCATCAAAACCTATCAGGCCGCAGAGGAACCGATTCACTACATCAATGCGCATCCACGTCCGCTGGCGGCCTATCTGTTCAGCAACGATGAAGCCATGCAGCAACGCTTCGCCAGCAGAACGACATCAGGCGCGCTGGTCATCAACGATGTGATGACGCACGTATCGATCGACACACTTCCGTTCGGCGGCGTTGGCGCATCCGGCATCGGCGCGTATCACGGCGTTCACGGATTCCGCCGTTTCAGCCACGCCAAACCGATTGTCATACAAAGTGAAGATGGCGCGTCTAACCTGACACTGCGTGCGCCTTACCATGAGAAACAAGACGCGATTGTCGCCGCCCTGAAAGGGTAACCAGCGTCTATTCACCCGATCATCCTGCAACCCTAGAGAGAAAAATGATGAAAATTTTAATGGTACTGACTTCTCACGACAAACTGGGCAACACGGGTAATAAAACCGGCTTCTGGCTGGAAGAGTTTGCCGCCCCTTATTACACCTTTAAAGACGCAGGTGCCGAGCTGGTGCTCGCCTCCCCTGCTGGCGGCCAGCCGCCTCTTGACCCGAAAAGCGATTTGGCCGATTTTCAAACCGAACTGACGCACCGTTTTAAAGCCGACCCGGCTGCGCAACAGGAACTGGCGAATACGGTAAAACTGGATACCGTCAGCGAACAGGATTTCGATGCGGTCTTCTATCCCGGTGGTCACGGCCCGTTGTGGGATCTGGCAGAATCGCCAGTCTCTATCGCGCTCATCGAAGCTTTTGTGCGCGCCAACAAGCCGACCGGTTTTGTCTGCCACGCTCCGGGCGTACTGATTCATGTAAAAGCAGAAAATGGCGATGCACTGATTAAAGGCCGCAAAGTGACAGGCTTCACCAACGGTGAAGAAGCGGCGGTTCAGTTGACGGACGTGGTGCCTTTCCTGATTGAAGATGAATTCAAGAAACTCGGCGGGCTCTACGAAAAAGGCCCAGATTGGGCACCGTACCTCGTTGAAGACGGCAAGCTGATCACCGGTCAGAACCCAGCCAGCTCGGAAGTGGTCGCTAAAGCGATTCTCAAACAGTTAGCTTAACCCGCGCTATACCCTACATCAATCAGGTGGCAAGAGAAGAAAAAATTCGTCGTGAATGAATTTGACCAGCCAACAGTTGGGCTTCAGTGGGAGACCGGATGTTTTTCACTGAAGCCCAAATCACTTACTCGAGTCAGTGATTTGGGCGACTGGCAAATTTTTCTGGGACAGATTTGAACGAGATTTGCAGTGTATCCACAGGGTGAGGCGCACTGAGTAACACTGCCAATATACATGTAACTAAAATATTACGAATATAAATATTTACATATGCATATGATACAAATATGAATTTAAGAAAATAAAGCATTTTTTTACAGCCACAAATAAATAAACCGGTCAATAATACTAATTACACACATTAACGTAATTAGGTATATATGGTGAAAGCATCAATGTCCTCACGTCAAAATCTTCCAGCCCCTTTAGCCTCCGGCACTTCACCTAATAATCAAGAATATCGTACTGTTATAGATGAAACGACCATCGAGAAAATCAGCTTCATTATTAATTCAGAAGTCACCACATCACCAGGTAAAAGCAGAGGAGAAATTATCGGTCAGGTATCATCAGCCTTCCTCAATACGCCCTACAAAGCAGGCACACTAATTGGTTCTCCTGAAGAAGCTGAGGCATTGGTTGCTGATTTCAACGGC
This region includes:
- a CDS encoding type 1 glutamine amidotransferase domain-containing protein — encoded protein: MKILMVLTSHDKLGNTGNKTGFWLEEFAAPYYTFKDAGAELVLASPAGGQPPLDPKSDLADFQTELTHRFKADPAAQQELANTVKLDTVSEQDFDAVFYPGGHGPLWDLAESPVSIALIEAFVRANKPTGFVCHAPGVLIHVKAENGDALIKGRKVTGFTNGEEAAVQLTDVVPFLIEDEFKKLGGLYEKGPDWAPYLVEDGKLITGQNPASSEVVAKAILKQLA